In Bacillota bacterium, a single window of DNA contains:
- a CDS encoding BstYI — MKKIFEYSHLGGRQILQVDYPEIDKEINSIIESVNISAKTKVSNERSKKGKLLYSPKELNKRFREEFEVRGFHELKDTYTISIPGYDIEVKGAFKQIDFVKSRVLVEVQFGKYAFMFYDLAKFQYFFNEYKADVGVEIVPAYSLHKQMSTGVSYGEQLIYDIERLRRHFPAVPIKVILIDV; from the coding sequence AGAAGATTTTCGAGTATTCCCACCTTGGGGGTAGACAAATCCTCCAGGTTGACTATCCTGAGATAGACAAGGAAATTAACTCCATAATTGAATCTGTAAATATCTCCGCCAAGACTAAGGTGAGCAACGAAAGGTCCAAAAAGGGTAAACTCCTGTATTCCCCAAAGGAGCTGAACAAAAGATTCCGCGAGGAATTCGAGGTAAGAGGCTTCCATGAGCTCAAAGATACATATACCATAAGCATCCCCGGGTATGATATCGAGGTCAAAGGGGCTTTTAAGCAAATTGACTTCGTAAAATCTCGCGTTCTCGTGGAGGTTCAGTTTGGAAAGTATGCATTTATGTTCTATGACCTAGCTAAATTTCAATATTTCTTTAACGAGTATAAGGCAGATGTTGGGGTTGAAATCGTCCCGGCGTACAGTCTACACAAGCAGATGTCTACCGGAGTATCCTATGGAGAGCAACTAATCTATGATATTGAACGCCTTAGGCGCCATTTTCCAGCTGTGCCCATTAAGGTGATCCTAATTGATGTGTAA
- a CDS encoding histidine phosphatase family protein, which produces MKIFLVRHGQTKWNKDSICRGRLDVELDETGISQAAATGKALSHLEFEAVYSSPLKRAMKTAEEIAAFHKSHNPNSNIALTVTPVDGLIDIDFGEWQGLTIEEVSQRYPDIYRLWQREPQNVRFPGGESLDEVSQRATSAMKSLIAKHPEGNIVMVSHRVVNKVLLCAALGLDNSHFWLIGQDTCCINVIEPAYDRYIIHTLNDTCHIKRLGEVPTLRYF; this is translated from the coding sequence ATGAAAATATTCCTCGTCCGTCATGGGCAGACCAAGTGGAACAAGGATAGCATATGTAGGGGGAGGCTGGACGTCGAGCTAGACGAGACCGGGATCAGCCAGGCCGCGGCAACGGGCAAGGCCCTCAGCCACCTTGAGTTTGAGGCTGTATACTCGAGCCCGCTGAAGAGGGCCATGAAGACCGCAGAGGAAATAGCTGCGTTTCATAAGTCTCATAATCCGAATTCCAACATTGCACTGACCGTAACGCCTGTCGATGGGCTCATCGACATCGATTTCGGGGAATGGCAGGGCCTCACGATCGAAGAAGTGAGCCAGAGATACCCTGACATATATCGACTCTGGCAAAGGGAGCCGCAAAACGTTCGCTTTCCTGGCGGGGAAAGCCTTGATGAGGTGTCGCAGCGGGCTACGAGCGCTATGAAGAGCCTCATAGCCAAACATCCCGAGGGGAATATCGTCATGGTATCTCACCGGGTTGTGAACAAAGTCCTGCTCTGCGCCGCGCTCGGCCTTGACAACTCCCACTTTTGGCTGATCGGCCAGGATACATGCTGTATCAATGTGATCGAGCCGGCCTATGACCGTTACATAATTCATACGCTGAATGACACATGCCATATAAAAAGGCTCGGCGAGGTTCCGACGCTACGGTATTTCTAG
- a CDS encoding helix-turn-helix domain-containing protein — translation MTPRRVRPRIQWSNEERMMLRRIANSRTEAHSSVTRAKILLDFADGKSVSQMARELHLSRPTVERCIDKALDLGLQAALEDLPRSGRPPRISSEAKAWVVELACRRPVDFGYPH, via the coding sequence ATGACACCACGAAGAGTAAGGCCAAGAATTCAATGGTCAAATGAGGAACGAATGATGTTAAGACGGATCGCCAACTCCAGAACAGAGGCCCATTCTAGTGTTACGCGGGCTAAAATACTACTGGACTTCGCGGATGGCAAGTCCGTATCCCAGATGGCCCGGGAGCTGCATCTGAGCAGGCCAACTGTCGAGCGATGTATTGATAAGGCCTTGGATCTTGGCCTACAGGCAGCTCTCGAAGACCTGCCGCGTTCTGGGCGTCCTCCTCGGATATCTTCTGAAGCTAAAGCGTGGGTGGTGGAATTGGCTTGCCGAAGACCGGTAGACTTCGGGTATCCTCATGA